In Vibrio fluvialis, the DNA window CTTGCTGGCCTGGCAGTCTCCGGGTTATTCCACCTTGATTCTGGCCCGTATTCTGACTGGCCTTGCGCACGGGGTGTTCTTCTCCATCGGTTCCACCATCGCCACCGGACTGGTCGCCAAAGACAAAGCCGCCAGCGCGATCGCGATTATGTTTACCGGCCTGACCGTAGCACTGGTCACAGGCGTGCCGCTGGGGACTTATATCGGCCAAACTTTTGGTTGGCAGACCACCTTTTTGATCGTCGCCGTTTTGGGTCTGCTGGCCCTGATTGGCAGTGCGTTTTTGGTACCGGGCAATCTGCCACAACCCCCACAAACCTCACTGTCTGAGCAGGTTAAAGTACTGGCACAGCCTCGTCTGCTGTTAGTGTTTGCTATCACCGCGCTGGGTTACGGCGGCACATTTACCGCATTTACCTTTATTGCACCGATTCTGGAAAACGTGTCTGGCTTTGCTTCAACCACCATCAGTATTTTGATGCTGGTGTACGGCGTCTCTGTGGCGGTCGGTAACATTTGGGGCGGGAAACTGGCCGATAAGCATGGTCCAACCCGCGCGCTGACCATCATTTTCACCGGCCTGAGCCTGATTCTGCTGCTGTTCACTTTTGCTGCGCCGCACCCTGTCGCCGCCGTGCTGATGGTCCTGATTTGGGGCGCCTTCGCATTCGGTAACGTACCGGGCTTGCAGGTGTATGTGGTCAAACTGGCTGAACACTACACACCGAAAGCGGTTGATGTGGCATCGGGTCTGAACATCGCCGCGTTTAACGTCGGCATTGCGCTCGGTTCATGGGGTGGCAGTATCGTAGTGAAACAATCAGGACTGATGACCACGCCGTGGGTCGGCGCGCTGATCGTTGCCGGTGCGCTGCTGCTTACCCGCTTGAGTCATCGTCTGGATCAGCGCCAGCCCAAGTTTGCCCGCTCACTGTAATTCATCTGCCCAAGCCCTCATTTGAGGGCTTTTTTCATTGGCTTCCTGCCACGTCGTTTTACAATGTCACCCTGTGTTTTCACTGGTGTGACCCGATGAATTACTTCCTTCTGACCGACAATCTGCTGCGCCACGACCACTTGCGCATGCGCTGCCTGCGTGCGGTGCAATCGCTGAATCTGCCCGATTGCTATCTCGGCGCCGGATTTCTGCGCAACGCCATCTGGGATTCGTTGCATGACAAACGTGAGATGACGCCGCTCAACGATGTGGATGTGGTTTATTTTGACCGTGATGATTGCTCACCCGACACCGAGCAGCAGTGGCAACATCGGCTCAGTCATCTGGTGCCAGAGATTCACTGGGAAGTACGTAATCAGGCAAGAATGCACCTAAAACATGGTCACGCACCGTACGCCAGTTGCGGCGATGGGATTGCCCGTTGGGTGGAAGTGCAGACGTGTGTCGGTGTGCGTCTGGAGGCCGATGACCACCTGCACTTTTTTGCGCCCTTTGGTCTGGAAGAAAACTGGTCGTTACGGGTGAGCATGAATCCCGATTTCCCGCAGCCTGAGGTCTTTCGGCGGCGAATTGCGAACAAGCACTGGCTGACGCTGTGGCCTGAATTGCGTGTGAAGTAAAACGGCTCATCACAAGGAAGAGCCGTTCAATCAGTTAGTCGGGTTTGACGGTGGGGTTGAGGCTGACCCGACGACGCGTCAGCAACTGCTTGATCCAGCCATGGCCGCTGACCAGCACAATGCCTGCAATCACCATGGCGGAGCCATACAGGAAGCCTGCTTCAATCGTTTCACCCAGAATCAGGCCGCCTAATACCACGCCGTAGAGCGGGGTCATAAACGACAGCACGCCAAGGCGTGAGGCAATGTAAGTATTGAGCATCCAGAACCAGACCAGAAAGCCGCCAAACGAGATGATCAAAGTTTGAAACGCAACACTGGCGAGCGCCAATGGCGTTGGATTGATGGTAAGTTGATCCATCCAAATGGCCGCACCAATCAGAATCACAAACGCCACCACCAGTTGATAGAGCAGCGTCTGCTCAGAAGAGACGTAGGCCAGTTTCGAGCTGCGGATCAGCACCGTGGTTAATCCCCATGAGACACCCGCTAGCAATGCCAGAAAATCGCCCCACAACATATCAGGTTGAGCCGATACCGAAGCTCCCGAATGCCATAAAAACGCTACCGCGATACCAGCAAACGCAAGCAGAATTCCTGCCCACTGCACGGGTGACAGGCGTTCAGAATCAATCAGAAAATGCAGGATCAGAGCGCTGAACACCGGCGAGGTATAGAGGAAAATCACCGCATGCGACGCTGAGGTATATCGCAGCGCTTCGCCGAGAAACAGATATTCCAGCGCGAACAAGGTGCCTACGGCAAGCCCGGCTTTCCAGTTGCCATCAGAAAACACCAGCTTTTTACCCCGCAGCAGCACATACAGCATCACCAAGACAGCCGCCATACCAGAGCGCATACCAATTTGTAAAATGGGCGCGATGTCATTGCCTGTGGCCTTTAGTGCGATTTGCTGCAGGCCCATGGTGAAACAAAACACCACCATGATACCGAGCGCCATGCCATCAATGGGTTTCCGCGACGTCATTGTTACTATCCATATTGTTATGTGTTTTTAACATTATGCGTTGTCGTGATTCAGACATATAGCTAGAATCTGACAACGCATAGCGTTGATGTGACAGAGTGAGCAATGAGTTTTCCAACTAAACATATGCATATCCCACCATTCAGCACCGAGCTGCCGGCGCCTTTGGTGTTTCGCACCGCTTGTATGCCCGCCGATGCGGCGTATCCACGCCATAGCCACCCTTGGGGCGAATTCGTTTACTCGTTCAGCGGTGTGATGGAAGTGAAAGTCGGCAGCCGCCAGTATCTGACGCCATCACAATATGGCTTGTGGCTGCCACCGAATGTTGAACATCAGGGACTAAACCGCTACGAAACCTGCCACAGTTCGCTGTATGTGGATGAAAGCTTGTGCCATCACATGCCGCAGCACACCTGCGCGCTGGAAATCAGTCCGCTGGTGATCGCGCTACTGGAACATCTGCGCCAAACCCCCATCACGCCGCCTTACCGTGACGAGGAGTTTCGTCTGCTGCAAGTGTTGGTGGAACAGCTGACCCACGCCACACCGATTGGCAGCTATCTGCCCACTTCCACCGACCCACTGCTTGGCAAAGTGCTGACGTGGCTGGAGCAGGATCCCGCCAGCAACGCCTCATTGCAAACACTGGCCAAGCAAGCCCACACCACTGAACGTACTCTGATGCGCCGTGCCCAGCGCGATTTAGGCATTTCGGTGTCGGAATGGCGTCAGCGCCTGCGCGTGGTTAAGGCCATGCCAATGCTCGAAGCGGGCGATAAAGTGGAGAACATCGCCCATGATCTCGGCTACGCCAGCGCGTCTGCGTTCATTGCCATGTTCCGTCGCTTGATGGGCGTCACTCCGGATGAATACCGTCGCAATCTCGGTGCCTGAAGAGAGTAAATTGGAATCGGCATCATGGAGAAACAGCGCGCTATCGCCCATAATCAGCCCATTGGAAACGTCACAAGGATGAATATTATGCCAACCTTCAACTGGAAAGCCGCTTGTCTGACTCTGCTGCTGACACTGCCCGCAGGTCCGTTACTGGCTTCTGAACGCTCAGAACTGGCGTGGCAATTGATCGATAGCGGCGCTTTGGTAGTAGATGTGCGCACGCCGGATGAGTTTGCCGAGGGCCATTTAGATAACGCCCACAATATTCCGCTCAGTGATGTCGCGACTGGTTTTTCGTCGATTGATAAACACCAGCCGATCGTGGTCTATTGTCGCAGCGGAAACCGCTCTGCTATGGCGATGCAGGCGCTGCTAGAACAAGGCTTTACCAACGTGCACAACGGCGGCGGCCTGAATGAAATGCAGGAAACCCGCTTGGAGCTGACGCCGCTCAACTAAGCTCAAATGGCCATATCAGACCGAAAAAAAGCACGCCACGGCGTGCTTTTTTAATTCCTCAGTGTCAGTCATTACTTAAGATTGAAAGCCGTTAATCTGCCCAATTAAGCTGGCAAAAATACGCTGACCAATCGGCGTCAGCTCATCGGGGAAATCGTAGTCGGGATTGTGTAGTTGCGGGCTTTGCCGGCCTGAGCCAAGCACGAACATCGCGCCCTCTTTTGCGACCGCGGTAAACTGACCAAAATCTTCCGACCAGCGCATCGGCTCATCAAGCAGGGTGCACGGCGTCTGGGTGTTTTGACACGCTTGTAACACCAAATCACAGCCCAGTGACGAGTTCACGCTGGCCTGAAACACATCCTGCCATTCCAGCGACCACGTCAGCCCGCTCGCTTGCGCGCTCTGCTGCGCCAACTGCGTGGCGGCTTCCACCAGCGTTTCCATCGCCTGATTGGTTTCACTGCGCAGCGTCGCCATCACCACCGCTTCACCCGGTGCGGTGCCAAACGCAATCTCACCTAATTTGGCGTGAATCACCGTCACCCAACAGCGCTCCGTGAGCGATGCCGGCAACGCGTTCAATTGCTCGATAATCTGACACATCGCCAGCGCCGGACTCACACCGTTTTCCGGATGCGCCGCGTGAGATGTTTTACCTTTGAGACGAATGATCATGCCGCGTGACGCGCAATTAAACGGTCCGGCTCTGACCGCAACATGGCCCAGCGCCAGCCCCGGATAGTTGTGCAGCGCAAAGGCGAAATCCGGCATGAACGCAGCAAATTTGGCATCGTTCACCATGTTGATCGCCCCTTCCCCGGTCTCTTCCGCGGGTTGGAACGCCAACACCACCCGCCCTTTTTGCGGGCGTTGCTGGCTAAGCTGCTGGCCGAGCGCACTGACGATCGCCATATGGCCGTCGTGGCCGCATTTATGTGACACGCCCTGATGCACCGAACGGTGCGCAAACTGGTTGGTTTCTTCAATCGGCAGCGCATCCAACTCACAACGAATCAGGGTGGTTGGCCCCGGCTCTTTGCCCTGAAATACAAACGCCACGCCGCGGCCGCCCAATCCCGTCACCACCTCATCGGGCGAGAAAGCGCCAAATTGCGCGAGAATGCGCTCAGCGGTCTGATGTTCCTGATTGGAAAGTTCCGGATATTGATGCAGTGTGCGACGAAACTGCGTCCAACAAATCTCAGCCATAAAGCGGCGCCTCCTTGAGTTCACGAGCCAGCGAACGTCCAGCTTGCCGCAACACCGGCAATAAAATATTGATTCGCTTCACACTTTGCGTGGTCGCCGAGCCCAGACATCGCTCTCGATCTGTGGCGTGCAAACAGGCATACTGCCGTGATGTCTTCTCAATCGGTAGTGTGTGTGCACGTCTCTCTTTCCGAATATCACGCCTTAGGTGATGCGATTATCGCACTCAATACGCCCGCCTTTACGTCGCGCTATGTGGCGCTGCTGCGCGAAATTGTCGATTTTGACTGCGCGGTGATGCTTGGCTATCGCCACAACAAACACCCGATTTACCTCTACGATTCGATTCCGGATAACCGCGAACTGCTGTTTCAACGCTACCTGACGGAGTCATATCAGCACGATCCGTTCTATCGTTTGGTGGCCGATACGCAGCAAGAAGGCGTGTTTCATCTCAGCGAGATGACCGATGCGCCGCACAGTTATCAGCAACACCATTACCAGCAGCAGTTTTATCCGCAAACTGGCTGGCAGGATGAAATGAGCCTGGTGGTGCAACTCGACAGTGAGCGCTGGATTTTGCTCTACCTTGGCCACCTTGCTGCCGGGCGCCGTTTTTCCGCGCTGGACCGACAAGCGCTCAAACAGCGCTTTCACACGCTGGCGCCGCTCTGCCGCCAACATTGGAGCGCCAATGCGCTGCTGCTGGCTCACAGCGATGACAACGCGCTGGAGAGCGAGACCAACCACACGCCCGACATGCGCCGCTGGGTGGAACGCGCACTAGCCAGCTTTGGCACCCAACTGCTGAGCCCACGCGAGCAGCAAATTACCGCGCTACTGGTACAAGGGTTGGATTCGCAAGAGATCGCCACGCAGCTGGGTATCACACACGGCACGGTCAAAAATCATCGCAAGCGCATCTACGCGCAGCTCCATGTCGCCTCGCTCAGTGAACTGTTTCAGCTATTTCTAAATCACCTGATTGGCTCGCCCAACCATTCACCACGCTCTTGAAAAAATCACCGCGATTATCCCTTTAGGGACATCGCCGGCACAAAGCCCTTTCCGTTACTCTGCCTGCAAGACATCTTGGAGGCTGTATGAATTCCCAAACCCTATTTCATGATTTAACCGCGCGCGGCCTGATCGCGCAAAGCACATCGCTTGATGAACTCACCGCCCTATTCTCTGAACCGCAAACCCTGTACTGCGGCTTTGATCCAACCGCAGGCAGCCTGCACATCGGTCACTTGGTGCCGCTGTTGATGCTCAAACGTTTTCAGGATGCGGGGCACCAAGCCATTGCGCTGATTGGCGGCGCAACGGGCATGATTGGCGATCCAAGCTTTAAAGCCACCGAACGCACACTCAACTCAGCGCAGACCGTGCAGCAATGGGTGGACGATTTACGCCAGCAGATCACGCGCACCATGACGCCGCATCTCACCCAGCCACTGCGGTGTGTCAATAACGCCGACTGGACGGGCCAAGTGAATGTGATCGACTTCTTCCGCGACATCGGCAAACACTTTTCAGTCAATGCGATGATCAACCGCGAATCGGTGAAACAGCGTCTGGCTCGCCCGGACCAAGGCATTTCGTTCACCGAATTCAGCTACTCGCTGCTGCAATCGTTCGACTTTGCCCATTTGAACCGCGAACATCAGTGTCGCCTGCAAATTGGCGGTAACGATCAATGGGGCAACATCGTCAGCGGCATCGACCTCACGCGTCGCCTGAATAACGAAACCGTGCATGGTTTAACGCTACCACTGATCACCAAATCCGACGGCACCAAATTTGGCAAAACCGAAGGGGGCGCCGTTTGGCTGGACGCGAGTAAAACCTCGCCCTACGCGTTCTACCAGTTCTGGTTGAACACCGACGATGCCGATGTATACCGTTTTCTGCGTTACTACACCTTCCTGTCGGTGGACGAGATTGCACGCATTGAAGCCGAAGATGCCGCGCGAAGCGGCAAACCGCAAGCGCAGCAAATTCTGGCCGAGAACATCACTGCATTTGTGCATGGCGAAGCGGGCTTAGCGAGCGCGCAGCGCATCAGTGACGCCCTGTTCAGTGGCGCAGTTGCACAGCTCAGCCGGGATGAACTGGCGCAACTGGAGTTGGACGGGCTGCCGTGCACCACCGTCAGCACCGCTGATGATGTGGTTGAACTGCTGATCGCTTCGCAACTCGCCAGCTCCAAGCGTCAGGCGCGCGAATGGTTGGCCAATGGCGCCATTCGCGTCAACGGGGAAAAATTGGCCGACGCCGATTTAAGCCATAGTTTTGCGCTGTTCGATCGCTACTACCTGCTGCAACGCGGTAAGAAACAGTTTGCGTTGATCAAACTGAGCTAGGTTTACAGTGTAAACACGCACTTTTCATCCTCAGCCCGCAGCGTGCCTCACATTGCGGGCTACGACACTGATCTCCTGGCCATAACATGCATGAATTCTGTTCAACGCTTTGTTTTCAAAGCCATGCATGAAAAATCGTCAAGTGCGTAACATTGACCGCTACGCACTTCGGTGACAGATTAATCACACACTCACTCTGCTTATCAGGAGATGTATGTCTGTCAGCCTCAACCAATACGCGAAAATCTATTCGACGTTTGAAAACGAACGCACCCGTCCGGTGTTTGATCTGCTTGCTCCGCTCGCCACCCGCACTACCGGCAATGCGATCGATCTCGGCTGTGGCCCCGGTAATTCCACCGAAGTGCTGCAACGCTTTTTCCCGCAAGCAACCATTGCCGCGCTCGATAGCTCGGAAGACATGATTGAAAAGGCGCAGCAGCGACTGCCCCATGTCCGGTTTGACGTCGGTAGTATTCAAGACTGGATGCCAAATGAACATTACGATTTGATTCTCGCTAACGCCTCATTGCAATGGGTGCCGAACCACCAGCAACTGTATCCGCATTTAATGCAGCAGCTCAGCCCAACGGGCGTGTTAGCGGTGCAAACGCCCGATAATCTGGGCGAACCAGCGCATGAACTGCTGAAAGAGCTCGCCACCAGCACACAGTGGCGCAGTCAGCTCTCTGCGGTGGAACGTCTGCCAAGAGCGAATGCAGAGTGGTACTTCGAACTGCTCTCGGCGCACAGCTCGCAAGTGACGATTTGGCGAACCTGCTATTTTCATCACCTGAAAGGTGGCATTGATGATGTAGTGGATTGGTTCCGGGGCAGCGCACTGCGCCCCTATTTGCTGCAACTGAGCGAGCGCGACCAAGTGCAATTTCTTACCCAGTACAAGCAGATGTTACAAGACGCGTATAGCGTGCTGGATGATGGTTCTGTTCTGTTGCCATTTCCGCGACTGTTTATTAATGCATTGCGATAACCGCCAATAAAAAAGCCCCTTACGGGGCTTTTTTATTGGGCTTGCACTGGCAATAGGCTTTGCAGCGCGTTACTGACCATCTGGTGATCTTCAAGCTGGGCCAGACCGGAAACCGTTACCGCCCCCACCAATCCAGATCCGGCAATACGAATCGGAAACGAGCCGCCATGAGCGCAATATTCCGCAGCATCAATGTGCGGTTGCGTCTCAAATTCGCGCTGTTTCTGCGCGTTGTACAGCGACAGATAGTAAGAACTGCGGCCATATCGCAGCACCGAATTGCGTTTGCGGCGCATCCAATCGAGATGATCCGCGCACGTGCCCGGCATGGCGTATTGAAACAGCGTCTGGCCAAAACCATACACTTCAATCGCCACCGCGACTTGCTGGCTTTCTGCCATCTGTTTGAGCGCGCAGCCCAGTTGCCACGCCACATCGTGGTTAAAATGGTTCAGTTGCAGCGCCTCTTCTTGCTGCGCAATCTCGACCAGTGTCAGGCTCATAAGTTAACCTGCAACGTTTGGCCCGTTTTGCTGCTCTCCAGTGCCATTTCAATCAGCGCGATGTTTTGCAACGCCTGCTCTGGCGGCACCGGGTTGGCCTTGCCGAGACGAATCGTATCCGCTACGCCTTTGAAATAGAGCTGATAGCCGCCCAGTTCGGTCGCAATGGTTTGTGATCCCGCTTCGCTGTGCAGCTGACCATATAGCGACGCCGGTTCCTGTGACCATTGCGGGCTGTCCGGCTGCTTGCCTTCTTTGAGGTAGGTTTCCTGCGGATCGAGGCCGTATTTCTCATACTTCGCCAGACTGCCCAGCACTTTGTAGCGCAGATTCGGCTCTGGGCTGTAGAGGTTTGAATGCAGGTGCACCAAATGATTTGGGTAGTGCAGGATCAGGTTGTAGTAATCGATAGTCGTCGCGCCCGGGCGCATCATGCGGCACTGCGCATTGATCGCTTGTGGCAGGCCAAACAACGCCAGCGCTTGGTCCAGCAGGTGCGGTGCCAAATCAAACAAAATACCGCCGCCATCTTGCGCCAGTTCACGCCAGCGCTGACGAATTTCCGGACGGTAGCGGTCGAAGTGGGATTCAAACAGTTTGATGTCGCCCAAACGCCCTTCCGCCATCAGCTTTTGCAGAGTGAGGAAATCGCCATCCCAACGACGGTTATGGAACACGCTCAGCGTTAGGCCTTTTTCCGCCGCCAACGCAATCAGTTCTTCGCCATCTTCAATGCGGGTCACGAACGGCTTTTCAACGATCACGTGCTTGCCATTTTGCAGCGCACGTTTGGCCAACGGGTAATGCACATCGTTCGGCGCGGTGATGATCACCAGCTCCGCATCGCTGTTGTCCAGCAGGTCATTCGCATCGCCAAACCATTGCGCGCTCGGCCAATCGGCCGCGACTGCGGCTTGTTGGCTGGAACTGATCGCACTCAGCGTCAGCTCAGGCAGCGCGTTGATGAAAGGCAAGTGAAAGGTTTTCGCCGAATAGCCGTAGCCAATCACGGCAGTTTTTACCGGAGCGTAAGTCATATCAAAACTGTCCTTCTGGTGCGGTCGCCACAACACACTGAATGTCGTGACGGTCAAATAATTCTTGCAGTGCTGGCGCGGGTGGCGCGTCGGTGATCACCATGTCGATCGCCGCCACATCACACACGTGATGGAAATTCTCGGTGCCCATTTTGTGCTGTTCACACACCAAAATGATCTGCTGCGCTTGCGCCATCATCGCGCGTTTCATCGACGCTTCTTGTTCATAATTGGTGGTCAGGCCGCGCTCAGACAGCGCGCACACGCCAATAAACGCCTTGTTGACATGATAGCCAGCCATTTGCTGTTCAGCCTGCGCGCCTAAAATAGCGCGGCTGTACGGATCGAAATGACCGCCCAGCAAATGGACCGAATGCGAAGAGCCTTCTTCAACCTGAGCCAGCGTGTTGACTGAGTTGGTCACGATAGTCGCAGGCGCCGCCAGATAACCGGGGACCAGCGCCAACGTGGTGCTGGTATCGAGCACAATGTAATCCTGAGCATCCACCATCGATGCCGCGCACTGCGCCAATGCGTGCTTGCTCGCGCTGACAGCTTTGGCCGAGAACGGCTCGCTTTTCGGCGATACCGGCGCCAGCATCGCACCGCCTCGAATGCGCTGAATACCCGGCATCTGAGTGAGCTTCACCAGATCGCGCCGCGCGGAATCACGCGACACACCAAACTGGTCACAGATGTCGGTCAGGGTCATTTTCCCCTGCTGCTTGATCAGCATTTGTAAGTGAATCAGGCGCTCTTCTTGCGTCATAAACTTAAAATCACGTAAGTAGTTTTAATGCATTATGCCGTATTGAATAATGATGTCACGTAAAAGATCGCACGCAGAATTGAACAAGCCTCAACGCGCAAGCACAAAAAAAGCCAGTCTTATTCAGACTGGCTTTATGGATTTTGTCTTGGCCGTCGCTCAACTACGCGGCGGCGATGTACTGCTTTTTGGTACGTTTTTGATGCTTCAGTTCATCGATCAGCGCATCAACATCCAACTCAATGTTGAATCGGCGTTTGAGGTTAGCCAGAAACAGGGGATCTTCACACATGGCTTTTTCTGGCTCATCACTGATTTTCGCCACCGGACGACCATTGCATTCGGTCAGCTTAATCACGATTGAGAGCGGTTGATAGGCCTTACCCTGCTCATTTTTCCAGCCTGCCAGATCATTGGTGAGGAAGGTACCGATACCAAATGAAATACGTACGCGGCCCGCAAAGTATTCACACAGTTCCAACGCTTCATCAAAGTTCAGCCCGTTGGAGAAAATGAACACTTTCGACGATGGGTCGATGCCCATGTTCTGATAGTGTTCCAACATGCGATCGCCCCATTTGAACGGACAGCCAGAGTCGTGACGAATACCGTCGTACGCCTTGGCCAAGTGCATGTTGAAGTCTTCCTGAAACGCATCGATGGTCAGAGTATCGGTCGGTGCAATCGAAAGCTGGCCGTCAAAGGCTTTCAGCCACTGCTCGAGTGCCACACGCTGTGAATCACGCACATTAACCAGCGCCTGATGGCCCATAAACCATTCATGCGCAATAGTGCCAATCGGTTTAAGGTTAAACTCGCGGGCGAAATGGTAGTTGCTGGTACCCAGCAACAGCTCCGGAATTTCCTGCGTCAGATACGCCATCACATCACGTTGTACCTGGCTGGAGAAACGGCGACGGGTGCCCATTTCAGTCAGAGAGAAGTTGGTGATGCCACGTTTGGCAATTTCCGCTTTCAGTTTCTGTACTTTGTCCGCCAGCACCTGCAACGGCAGTTCTGCCGGCACCTGAGCCCAGCGGCGACGGTTGCGCACTTCTGACACGATCGCCATCACGATGGTTTCGTACAGAATGGTATCGCGCCAACTGCCTTGAATACCAATGCGCAGCTGATGTTTGCCATCTTGCTTCATCACGCCAAATTCGACCTGACGATCCGGTTGGAAATGGAAATAACGCAGCGATTGCAAAAATGAGGTTTTGAGGTGCGGAGAGCTTTGCTTCAGATACACAATGTCCGCATCCGAAAAACGCAGGGATGCCAAATGACGAATCTCATCGCGCACTTCTTCCAACAGTTCACTCACGTCCTCATCGCTGCGCACGATCAGCTCGTAGCGCACCTGAGCGTCCGGATAGAGTGAGTGGATCGCCTGCATCATATTGATTTTATAGGCATCGAGATCCAACAGACTGCGGATGATGTGTGGAGAAAACAGGCGAGAGTTCATGATGCCTTCCTTCAATTCACGACATAGGGTTGGTCATGTTAGTAACATTGTGTTCCTAACTGTTCCCGGCACATTAAATGAGCACACGAAGTTTGTCAACTTTTGTGACAAACCTAACATTAGCGAAACTCCCGCGCATCGACAGTGGATATTCATGCGAAACAATGAGATTACAAGCTTTTATCCGTGGTTTCAGCCAACATTCTCTGCATAAAATTTAGTTTGTCACATTTTGTTATTTACATTTGACCCAAACAGATCGCTTGCCTAGAATGAGCCCATTATTCGTCATGAAATACGCAAGCCATAACCTGAAGTCGCCCAGGAGCAATAGACCGCTCCTGCCCCTCAACGCACCTCTTGTTGATGTGTCGCTGCCGGGGAAAAGCCACTTCAAGCGGGAAGAAACTATGATCGTCACCATTGATATGATTTGCCTTCGCCTGGCACCAACGGGAATCCAGACCCTGCTGGTGAAGCGAAGTAATCCTAATCGGCCAGATTGCGGCAAGTGGGCCGTTCCGGGCGGTTTGGTGTACGACGAGGACATGACGGCCAGCGGCGGCGAGCCTGCCGACGAAGATTTCGATTCCGCGCGACGCCGGATTTGTCGCCAGAAGGTGCATACCTACCCAAACTTCATCAGCGATCCGCTGGTCGACGGCAATCCCAAACGAGATCCCGATGGCTGGAGCGTGAGCATCTCACACTACGCGCTGCTCAACCCTTCCAACGTGCAGCAGATCGAAGATTTCGGTATCGACAACCGTCGAGCTGGCTGGTTTGATCTCGATCCGCTGCTCAACGGCGAAATGGAACTTGCCTTTGACCACGTGGCGCAGATTCAGCATGCGTGGAAAAAGCTGCGCGCAGCGGTGGAATACACCTCGGTCGTGTTGTTTTCGCTGGAACAAGAGTTTCTGGTCGCAGACATCATTGAGGCCTACGCCAAGTTCGGGGTCGAAGTGAACCGCATGACCGTCAAACGTCGCCTGATTGATACAGGCGTGATTGTCAGCGCCAATAAGATCGCGGCCTCGAGCAAAGGTAAGGGCGGTAAACCCGCCACCGTCTATCGCCTGCCCAGCAATGAAGTGACCTACTTCCAGACCTGTCTGCGCGGCTGATACCACCTATTTCCCTCACGCAACCGCTTGCAGTCGTCAGGCGGCTCTGATTATTATGTCAGCAATGACGACACGCGCTTAATCAAGCCCATTCCGGACTGTGCCACGTCTCTGCTCTGCTTATCTCAACTTCACGAGCGTACAACACAAGTGATGAACCCAACGATTGCTGCAACTGGTGGTTGGCTGCTGATGGCAAGCCTGCTGCTGTCTCTGAGTGCACAGCTGACCCATCAACTGAGCGGTTTCTGGGCGGGTATTCCTATTTGGATCGCCGCAGG includes these proteins:
- a CDS encoding DeoR/GlpR family DNA-binding transcription regulator, yielding MTQEERLIHLQMLIKQQGKMTLTDICDQFGVSRDSARRDLVKLTQMPGIQRIRGGAMLAPVSPKSEPFSAKAVSASKHALAQCAASMVDAQDYIVLDTSTTLALVPGYLAAPATIVTNSVNTLAQVEEGSSHSVHLLGGHFDPYSRAILGAQAEQQMAGYHVNKAFIGVCALSERGLTTNYEQEASMKRAMMAQAQQIILVCEQHKMGTENFHHVCDVAAIDMVITDAPPAPALQELFDRHDIQCVVATAPEGQF
- the pncB gene encoding nicotinate phosphoribosyltransferase; protein product: MNSRLFSPHIIRSLLDLDAYKINMMQAIHSLYPDAQVRYELIVRSDEDVSELLEEVRDEIRHLASLRFSDADIVYLKQSSPHLKTSFLQSLRYFHFQPDRQVEFGVMKQDGKHQLRIGIQGSWRDTILYETIVMAIVSEVRNRRRWAQVPAELPLQVLADKVQKLKAEIAKRGITNFSLTEMGTRRRFSSQVQRDVMAYLTQEIPELLLGTSNYHFAREFNLKPIGTIAHEWFMGHQALVNVRDSQRVALEQWLKAFDGQLSIAPTDTLTIDAFQEDFNMHLAKAYDGIRHDSGCPFKWGDRMLEHYQNMGIDPSSKVFIFSNGLNFDEALELCEYFAGRVRISFGIGTFLTNDLAGWKNEQGKAYQPLSIVIKLTECNGRPVAKISDEPEKAMCEDPLFLANLKRRFNIELDVDALIDELKHQKRTKKQYIAAA
- the tam gene encoding trans-aconitate 2-methyltransferase, which translates into the protein MSVSLNQYAKIYSTFENERTRPVFDLLAPLATRTTGNAIDLGCGPGNSTEVLQRFFPQATIAALDSSEDMIEKAQQRLPHVRFDVGSIQDWMPNEHYDLILANASLQWVPNHQQLYPHLMQQLSPTGVLAVQTPDNLGEPAHELLKELATSTQWRSQLSAVERLPRANAEWYFELLSAHSSQVTIWRTCYFHHLKGGIDDVVDWFRGSALRPYLLQLSERDQVQFLTQYKQMLQDAYSVLDDGSVLLPFPRLFINALR
- the tyrS gene encoding tyrosine--tRNA ligase, translating into MNSQTLFHDLTARGLIAQSTSLDELTALFSEPQTLYCGFDPTAGSLHIGHLVPLLMLKRFQDAGHQAIALIGGATGMIGDPSFKATERTLNSAQTVQQWVDDLRQQITRTMTPHLTQPLRCVNNADWTGQVNVIDFFRDIGKHFSVNAMINRESVKQRLARPDQGISFTEFSYSLLQSFDFAHLNREHQCRLQIGGNDQWGNIVSGIDLTRRLNNETVHGLTLPLITKSDGTKFGKTEGGAVWLDASKTSPYAFYQFWLNTDDADVYRFLRYYTFLSVDEIARIEAEDAARSGKPQAQQILAENITAFVHGEAGLASAQRISDALFSGAVAQLSRDELAQLELDGLPCTTVSTADDVVELLIASQLASSKRQAREWLANGAIRVNGEKLADADLSHSFALFDRYYLLQRGKKQFALIKLS
- a CDS encoding oxidoreductase; its protein translation is MTYAPVKTAVIGYGYSAKTFHLPFINALPELTLSAISSSQQAAVAADWPSAQWFGDANDLLDNSDAELVIITAPNDVHYPLAKRALQNGKHVIVEKPFVTRIEDGEELIALAAEKGLTLSVFHNRRWDGDFLTLQKLMAEGRLGDIKLFESHFDRYRPEIRQRWRELAQDGGGILFDLAPHLLDQALALFGLPQAINAQCRMMRPGATTIDYYNLILHYPNHLVHLHSNLYSPEPNLRYKVLGSLAKYEKYGLDPQETYLKEGKQPDSPQWSQEPASLYGQLHSEAGSQTIATELGGYQLYFKGVADTIRLGKANPVPPEQALQNIALIEMALESSKTGQTLQVNL
- a CDS encoding heme-degrading domain-containing protein, which codes for MSLTLVEIAQQEEALQLNHFNHDVAWQLGCALKQMAESQQVAVAIEVYGFGQTLFQYAMPGTCADHLDWMRRKRNSVLRYGRSSYYLSLYNAQKQREFETQPHIDAAEYCAHGGSFPIRIAGSGLVGAVTVSGLAQLEDHQMVSNALQSLLPVQAQ